A genome region from Akkermansiaceae bacterium includes the following:
- the msrB gene encoding peptide-methionine (R)-S-oxide reductase MsrB: MNPIPHLGRISLCLLAATLAGCSEPAEERTKEQAGQQRNLKKELTALQYKVTMENGTEPPFNNEYWNNHKSGIYVCIVSGEPLFSSKDKFESGTGWPSFTKPISEGVVKVGTDTSHGMTRDEVRSVKANTHLGHVFDDGPEPTGKRYCMNSAAMKFIPAEKLEEAGHGKFLKDFEKE; encoded by the coding sequence ATGAACCCAATCCCACATCTAGGAAGAATCTCCCTGTGCCTCCTCGCCGCCACGCTGGCGGGATGCAGCGAGCCTGCGGAAGAGCGAACCAAGGAACAGGCCGGACAGCAGCGGAACCTGAAAAAGGAACTCACCGCCCTGCAATATAAGGTCACCATGGAGAACGGCACCGAGCCGCCCTTCAACAACGAATACTGGAACAACCACAAGTCCGGCATCTACGTCTGCATCGTCAGCGGCGAGCCGCTTTTCAGCTCGAAGGACAAGTTCGAGTCGGGCACCGGCTGGCCCAGCTTCACGAAACCCATCTCTGAGGGCGTGGTGAAGGTCGGCACCGACACCTCGCATGGCATGACCCGCGACGAGGTTCGCTCCGTCAAGGCGAACACCCACCTCGGCCACGTCTTCGACGATGGCCCGGAGCCGACCGGGAAACGCTATTGCATGAACTCCGCAGCGATGAAGTTCATCCCGGCCGAAAAACTCGAGGAGGCCGGTCACGGGAAATTCCTCAAGGATTTCGAGAAAGAATGA
- a CDS encoding RNA-binding protein yields the protein MQILIRNIDRSLTQPEIVCHFRKFGKVKSCEVVKDAKTGQSKGFGFAEMPNLDEAMKAIEALNGMKLGSSALRVKRAANSTVAKHQGKPGAR from the coding sequence ATGCAAATCCTCATCCGCAACATCGACCGCTCGCTGACCCAGCCCGAGATTGTCTGCCACTTCCGCAAGTTCGGGAAAGTGAAGTCCTGCGAGGTTGTCAAGGACGCGAAGACCGGCCAGTCCAAGGGCTTCGGTTTTGCGGAAATGCCGAACCTCGACGAGGCGATGAAAGCCATCGAGGCACTCAATGGCATGAAGCTCGGATCCTCTGCCTTGCGGGTAAAGCGCGCCGCGAACTCGACAGTCGCCAAGCACCAAGGCAAGCCCGGCGCGCGCTAG